Proteins encoded together in one Candidatus Cloacimonadota bacterium window:
- a CDS encoding RNA methyltransferase: MKFLGSYSKKKFQNLAPQTQLKALEKLAEALEENLEIQDAAAHFIGEIQDCVSWMEKPVPQVAIELSQALDKAKNHRDISLALAPFQNSLGKNLADSHLQLPQRDGARFADPKTLNRASRIILILDNLRSAFNVGSIFRGADCLGIGEIWLCGVSPLPGNPALAKTARGTEEKLVWRHFSNTIQAVEEAKTRGRKVYALETSPESSSVFETDFQLPLALLLGNESHGIGEALKLCDHIVSLPVQGWKNSLNVAVAASVCAYQIVFGHPTSLQTISISQTIS; encoded by the coding sequence ATGAAGTTTCTGGGCTCATACAGTAAAAAGAAATTCCAAAACCTGGCGCCCCAAACCCAGCTCAAAGCCTTGGAAAAACTTGCTGAAGCCTTGGAAGAAAACCTGGAAATCCAAGACGCCGCCGCTCACTTTATCGGAGAAATCCAAGACTGCGTTTCCTGGATGGAAAAGCCCGTCCCACAAGTGGCCATCGAACTTTCCCAGGCGTTGGATAAGGCAAAAAACCACCGGGATATCAGCCTGGCTCTTGCCCCTTTCCAAAACTCCCTGGGCAAAAATCTCGCGGACAGCCATCTTCAACTGCCCCAGCGTGATGGCGCCCGCTTCGCCGACCCCAAAACCCTGAATCGTGCCAGCCGGATAATCCTGATTTTGGACAACCTGCGCTCCGCCTTCAATGTGGGCTCCATCTTTCGTGGCGCGGATTGCCTCGGAATCGGCGAAATCTGGCTTTGCGGCGTTTCTCCCCTTCCCGGAAATCCAGCCTTGGCAAAAACCGCCAGGGGAACCGAGGAAAAGCTTGTCTGGCGACACTTTAGCAACACAATCCAGGCGGTTGAAGAGGCGAAAACAAGAGGCCGCAAGGTTTACGCGCTGGAAACATCCCCAGAATCCAGTTCCGTGTTCGAAACCGATTTCCAGCTTCCCCTCGCCCTGCTGCTTGGCAATGAAAGCCACGGGATTGGCGAAGCTCTAAAGCTTTGTGACCACATCGTTTCCCTGCCCGTTCAAGGCTGGAAAAACTCCCTCAATGTGGCGGTTGCCGCTTCCGTCTGCGCCTACCAAATCGTCTTTGGACATCCCACTTCACTCCAAACCATCTCCATTTCCCAAACCATTTCCTGA
- a CDS encoding HAD family hydrolase: MTAKSSDKAVFLDRDGCISPDKFGYISDPAGYELYSYTGEALRLLKSLGYLLILVTNQSGIARGYFGFPELEKVHAKLQELLAVQGVKLDAIYFSPYYADGIVAPYNIAHEDRKPGLGMFHRAQREFRLNPAASWMIGDRETDIAFGKKAGLQSILLLSGNGAQEMLYGTQKWDYQPDFIAENLLTAAKLAQLLVP, from the coding sequence GTGACAGCAAAAAGTTCTGATAAAGCGGTTTTTCTGGACCGCGATGGCTGTATCAGCCCGGATAAATTCGGCTACATTTCCGACCCCGCCGGCTACGAACTCTATTCCTACACCGGTGAAGCGCTCAGGCTCCTGAAATCCCTGGGCTATTTGTTGATTTTGGTCACCAACCAATCCGGAATCGCGCGGGGATATTTCGGCTTCCCAGAGCTGGAAAAGGTTCACGCGAAGCTCCAGGAACTGCTTGCCGTCCAAGGGGTTAAACTGGACGCCATCTATTTTTCGCCCTACTATGCGGATGGGATTGTGGCGCCCTATAACATCGCTCACGAAGACAGAAAACCCGGCCTGGGAATGTTCCACCGCGCCCAGCGTGAATTCAGGCTCAATCCTGCCGCGTCCTGGATGATTGGCGACCGTGAAACCGACATCGCCTTCGGCAAAAAAGCGGGTTTACAATCCATCCTGCTGCTTTCCGGAAATGGCGCTCAGGAAATGCTTTATGGAACCCAGAAATGGGATTACCAGCCGGATTTCATCGCCGAAAACCTGCTCACTGCCGCCAAATTGGCCCAGTTGCTTGTGCCATGA